A region from the Mycolicibacterium litorale genome encodes:
- a CDS encoding Acg family FMN-binding oxidoreductase has protein sequence MTGFPDAQTLRAAVASAVRAPSVHNSQPWRWRVAADRVELFAEPTLHLPQIDPDGRDLMLSCGATLHHGVVAFAALGWHARVHRFPDPGDPDHCATLTLSPRPPTDLELALAAAIPRRRTDRRPYSSREVSPADIALMGARAARSGVSLRRVESLAGLHAAVENAMREHLRDDAYLRELTTWSGRYGSVAGVPAANVPPTDVSATVPGRIFAGSTLARPQGSAEGTDNAVVLALGTRDDDALARLRAGEATSLILLTATALGLASCPVTEPLEVASTRAVLREEIFESQAHPQMLLRIGWAPEGASALPATPRRPLPD, from the coding sequence GTGACCGGCTTTCCCGACGCCCAGACGCTGCGCGCCGCCGTGGCGTCGGCGGTCCGCGCGCCGTCGGTGCACAACAGCCAGCCGTGGCGCTGGCGGGTCGCTGCCGACCGGGTCGAGCTGTTCGCCGAGCCGACGTTGCACCTACCGCAGATCGACCCCGACGGACGCGATCTGATGCTCAGCTGCGGCGCGACGCTGCACCACGGCGTCGTCGCGTTCGCGGCGCTGGGCTGGCACGCCCGCGTGCACCGTTTCCCCGATCCCGGCGACCCGGATCACTGTGCCACGCTGACGCTTTCACCGCGCCCGCCGACGGACCTGGAGCTGGCGCTCGCCGCGGCGATACCGCGCAGGCGCACCGACCGCAGGCCCTACAGCAGCCGTGAGGTCTCCCCGGCCGACATCGCGTTGATGGGGGCGCGCGCGGCAAGGAGCGGGGTGTCGCTGCGGCGGGTGGAGTCACTGGCCGGACTGCATGCGGCGGTCGAGAACGCGATGCGCGAACACCTCCGCGACGACGCCTATCTGCGCGAGCTCACCACGTGGAGCGGCCGGTACGGATCGGTGGCGGGTGTGCCGGCGGCCAACGTCCCGCCGACCGACGTGTCGGCGACCGTACCCGGGCGGATCTTCGCCGGCAGCACACTGGCCCGGCCGCAGGGTTCCGCCGAGGGCACCGACAACGCCGTCGTGCTGGCGCTGGGCACCCGCGACGACGACGCGCTCGCGCGGTTGCGCGCCGGCGAGGCCACCAGCCTCATCCTGCTGACGGCGACGGCGCTCGGGCTGGCCAGCTGCCCCGTCACCGAACCGCTGGAGGTGGCCTCGACGCGGGCGGTGTTGCGTGAGGAGATCTTCGAGTCACAGGCCCATCCGCAGATGCTGCTGCGGATCGGCTGGGCGCCCGAGGGCGCGTCGGCGCTGCCCGCCACGCCGCGGCGCCCACTGCCGGACTGA
- a CDS encoding GAF domain-containing sensor histidine kinase: protein MAAVTGSGRDEPRGVRPLRDTLSQLRLRELLTEVQDRIEQIVEGRDRLDGLVEAMLVVTAGLELDVTLRTIVQTAIQLVDARYGALGVRGHSHELVEFVYEGIDDETRELIGHLPEGRGVLGVLIDDPHPIRVDDIRHHSASVGFPPNHPPMRTFLGVPVRIRDEVFGNLYLTDKVGGQPFSEDDEVLVQALAAAAGIAIDNARLYEQAQARQAWIAATRDIATEMLSGANPATVFRGVVERALSLTGADGTLVAVPGDADAPDELTVVEAAGVLSAADHTVVPDESPIGRAFRDRAPARLDHLAVGTTEYGPALVLPMRAADTVAGVLVAVRPPGGRRFTPEQLDVAVTFADQVALAWQLATSQRRMQKLEILTDRDRIARDLHDHVIQRLFAVGLSLQGTLARVRDADVQQRLAGNVDDLQAVIQEIRTAIFDLHGGAPGATRLRQRLDEAIAQFAGAGLHTTTRFVGPLSVVDATLADHAEAVVREAVSNAVRHAKASELTVRVSVADDLCVEVADDGRGIDEPVTESGLRNLRARAEAAGGGLTVEKRDGGGTLLRWCVPLP, encoded by the coding sequence ATGGCGGCCGTGACCGGGTCCGGGCGCGACGAACCGCGCGGCGTTCGTCCGCTGCGCGACACCCTGTCGCAGCTGCGGCTGCGCGAACTTCTCACCGAGGTGCAGGACCGCATCGAGCAGATCGTCGAAGGCCGCGACCGCCTCGACGGACTGGTCGAGGCGATGCTCGTCGTCACCGCCGGCCTCGAACTCGACGTCACGTTGCGCACCATCGTGCAGACCGCGATCCAGCTCGTCGACGCGCGCTACGGTGCGCTCGGCGTCCGCGGCCATTCCCACGAACTCGTCGAGTTCGTGTACGAGGGCATCGACGACGAGACCCGCGAGTTGATCGGTCACCTCCCGGAGGGGCGCGGTGTGCTCGGCGTCCTCATCGACGATCCGCACCCCATCCGGGTCGACGACATCCGCCACCACAGCGCCTCCGTCGGGTTTCCCCCGAACCACCCGCCGATGCGGACGTTCCTGGGGGTGCCGGTGCGCATCCGCGACGAGGTGTTCGGGAACCTCTATCTGACCGACAAGGTCGGCGGCCAGCCGTTCAGCGAGGACGACGAGGTGCTCGTCCAGGCGCTCGCCGCCGCCGCCGGGATCGCGATCGACAACGCGCGGCTCTACGAGCAGGCGCAGGCGCGGCAGGCGTGGATCGCCGCGACGCGCGACATCGCCACGGAGATGCTGTCGGGCGCCAACCCGGCCACCGTCTTCCGCGGGGTGGTCGAGCGGGCGCTTTCGCTCACCGGCGCCGACGGCACCCTGGTCGCGGTGCCCGGCGACGCAGACGCACCCGACGAGCTGACCGTGGTCGAGGCCGCCGGCGTGCTGTCAGCGGCGGACCACACCGTCGTACCCGACGAGTCGCCGATCGGGCGCGCCTTCCGGGACCGCGCGCCGGCCCGGCTCGACCACCTCGCCGTGGGGACGACGGAATACGGTCCGGCACTTGTGCTTCCGATGCGCGCCGCCGACACCGTCGCCGGTGTGCTGGTTGCGGTGCGGCCCCCGGGCGGGCGCCGGTTCACCCCCGAACAACTCGACGTGGCGGTCACCTTCGCCGACCAGGTGGCGCTGGCCTGGCAGCTGGCCACCTCACAGCGGCGGATGCAGAAACTCGAGATCCTCACCGATCGCGACCGCATCGCCCGTGATCTGCACGATCACGTCATCCAGCGGCTGTTCGCGGTCGGGCTGTCGCTGCAGGGCACGCTGGCCCGGGTCCGCGACGCCGATGTGCAGCAGCGGTTGGCCGGCAACGTCGACGATCTGCAGGCGGTGATCCAGGAGATCCGCACCGCGATCTTCGACCTGCACGGCGGCGCGCCGGGTGCGACCCGGCTGCGCCAGCGCCTCGACGAGGCCATCGCGCAGTTCGCCGGTGCGGGACTGCACACCACCACCCGGTTCGTCGGACCGCTGTCGGTGGTGGACGCGACGCTCGCCGACCATGCCGAGGCGGTGGTCCGCGAAGCCGTGAGCAACGCCGTCCGGCACGCGAAGGCGTCCGAGCTGACCGTCCGGGTCAGCGTCGCCGACGATCTGTGCGTCGAGGTCGCCGACGACGGTCGCGGCATCGACGAACCGGTCACCGAAAGCGGTCTTCGCAACCTGCGCGCGCGGGCGGAGGCCGCCGGCGGCGGGCTCACCGTGGAAAAGCGCGACGGCGGCGGGACCCTGCTGCGGTGGTGCGTGCCGCTGCCCTGA
- a CDS encoding class II fumarate hydratase yields MTADSAVDQNTEYRIEHDTMGEVRVPKDALWRAQTQRAVENFPISGRGLERTQIRALGLLKGACAQVNKDLGLLAPEKADAIIAAAAEIADGQHDDQFPIDVFQTGSGTSSNMNTNEVIASIAARGGVTVHPNDDVNMSQSSNDTFPTATHIAATEAAVRHLIPALEVLHESLAGKARQWRTVVKSGRTHLMDAVPVTLGQEFGGYARQIEAGIERVRGCLPRLGELAIGGTAVGTGLNAPEGFGAKVVEVLVDQTGIAELRTAVDSFEAQAARDGLVEASGALRTIAVSLTKIANDIRWMGSGPLTGLGEIQLPDLQPGSSIMPGKVNPVIPEAVTQVACQVIGNDAAIAFGGASGAFELNVYIPMMARNLLESFKLLTNSSRLFAERCVDGLVANEDRLRELAESSPSIVTPLNSAIGYEEAAKVAKQALAEKKTIRQTVIDRGLIGEKLSEEELDRRLDVLAMARVKDGD; encoded by the coding sequence ATGACCGCCGACAGCGCTGTCGACCAGAACACCGAGTACCGCATCGAGCACGACACCATGGGCGAGGTCCGGGTGCCCAAGGATGCGCTGTGGCGCGCGCAGACACAGCGCGCCGTGGAGAACTTCCCGATCTCCGGCCGCGGCCTGGAGCGCACCCAGATCCGGGCGCTGGGTCTGCTCAAAGGTGCCTGCGCACAGGTGAACAAGGACCTCGGGCTGCTGGCTCCGGAGAAGGCGGACGCGATCATCGCCGCGGCCGCCGAGATCGCCGACGGACAGCACGACGACCAGTTCCCGATCGACGTCTTCCAGACCGGCTCGGGAACCAGCTCGAACATGAACACCAACGAGGTGATCGCGAGCATCGCCGCGCGAGGCGGGGTGACCGTGCACCCCAACGACGACGTGAACATGTCGCAGAGTTCCAACGACACGTTCCCGACCGCCACCCACATCGCGGCCACCGAAGCTGCAGTGCGCCACCTGATCCCGGCCCTCGAGGTGCTGCACGAGTCGCTGGCCGGCAAGGCCAGGCAGTGGCGCACCGTGGTGAAGTCCGGCCGCACGCACCTGATGGACGCGGTGCCGGTGACCCTGGGCCAGGAGTTCGGCGGCTACGCCCGCCAGATCGAGGCCGGCATAGAAAGAGTGCGCGGGTGTCTTCCCCGGCTGGGGGAACTGGCCATCGGCGGTACCGCCGTCGGCACCGGGCTCAACGCGCCGGAGGGCTTCGGGGCGAAGGTCGTCGAGGTGCTCGTCGACCAGACGGGTATCGCCGAATTGCGTACGGCTGTCGACTCTTTCGAGGCGCAGGCCGCCCGTGACGGATTGGTCGAGGCCTCGGGTGCGCTGCGCACGATCGCGGTGTCGCTGACCAAGATCGCCAACGACATCCGGTGGATGGGGTCGGGCCCGCTGACCGGCCTGGGCGAGATCCAGCTGCCGGATCTGCAGCCGGGCAGCTCGATCATGCCGGGCAAGGTGAACCCGGTGATCCCCGAGGCGGTGACCCAGGTGGCCTGCCAGGTGATCGGCAACGATGCGGCCATCGCTTTCGGCGGCGCGTCGGGCGCCTTCGAGCTCAACGTGTACATCCCGATGATGGCGCGCAACCTGCTCGAATCGTTCAAACTGCTGACCAACTCGTCGCGGCTGTTCGCCGAGCGCTGCGTCGACGGTCTGGTGGCCAACGAGGACCGCCTGCGGGAGCTGGCCGAGTCGTCACCGTCGATCGTGACGCCGCTGAACTCGGCGATCGGCTACGAGGAGGCCGCCAAGGTCGCCAAGCAGGCATTGGCCGAGAAGAAGACCATCCGGCAGACGGTCATCGACCGCGGCCTGATCGGCGAGAAGCTCTCCGAAGAGGAACTCGACCGGCGCCTCGACGTGCTCGCGATGGCCCGGGTCAAGGACGGCGACTAG
- a CDS encoding AAA family ATPase, whose translation MTNTTPAAASADESAAEIHETHTGVVVLFGDKAYKAKKPVVTDFLDFSTPQSREQVCAREVELNSRMAADSYLGVAHFSGPGQGAPEPVVVMRRYPDRYRLRSMVLRGEPVEDHLTALAGIVARFHENALRSPDVDACATVPEVTGRWQENLTELDRYTDGVLAPDAVEEVRRSAMRYLDGRAELFAARIAERRIVDGHGDLLTDDVFCPPTGPVPLDCLEFDDRLRFVDGIDDAAFLAMDLEFLGRRDLADHFLAEYRAAAADGAPSSLVDFYIAYRAVVRAKTDCIRVGQGVPAAAVDAHRHLALAADHLRAATVRLILVGGGPGTGKTTLSHALGESVGAEVISTDSVRRELQAGHVLTGEVGVLNAGVYSPDKVDAVYDTVLDRAAGLLSRGQSVILDGTWREPRHRRAALDLAQRAAATRVELACTAPLAAAQDRIETRRSTTSDATPEIAAAITAGVWPGAHPVDTGRPLADSVAEAQQICCLAF comes from the coding sequence ATGACGAACACCACGCCGGCGGCGGCCTCGGCGGACGAATCCGCCGCGGAGATCCACGAGACCCACACCGGCGTGGTGGTGTTGTTCGGGGACAAGGCCTACAAGGCCAAGAAGCCGGTGGTGACCGACTTCCTCGACTTCAGCACCCCGCAGAGCCGGGAACAGGTCTGCGCCCGCGAGGTCGAACTGAACAGCCGCATGGCCGCGGACAGCTATCTCGGCGTCGCCCATTTCAGCGGCCCCGGCCAGGGCGCGCCGGAGCCCGTCGTGGTGATGCGGCGCTACCCCGATCGGTACCGGCTGCGGTCGATGGTGCTGCGCGGCGAGCCGGTCGAGGACCACCTGACGGCGCTGGCCGGGATCGTCGCCCGCTTCCACGAAAACGCCCTGCGCTCCCCCGATGTCGACGCGTGCGCGACGGTGCCCGAGGTGACCGGCCGGTGGCAGGAGAATCTCACCGAGCTGGACCGCTACACCGACGGTGTGCTGGCGCCCGACGCCGTCGAGGAGGTCCGGCGGTCGGCCATGCGCTACCTCGACGGCCGCGCCGAGTTGTTCGCGGCGCGCATCGCCGAACGCCGGATCGTCGACGGCCACGGCGACCTGCTCACCGACGACGTGTTCTGCCCTCCCACCGGCCCGGTACCGCTGGACTGCCTCGAGTTCGACGACCGCCTGCGCTTCGTCGACGGGATCGACGACGCGGCGTTCCTCGCGATGGACCTGGAGTTCCTGGGCCGCCGCGACCTGGCCGACCACTTCCTCGCCGAGTACCGCGCGGCCGCGGCCGATGGTGCCCCGAGTTCGCTGGTCGACTTCTACATCGCCTACCGCGCCGTGGTGCGCGCGAAGACCGACTGCATCAGGGTCGGCCAGGGTGTGCCCGCCGCCGCGGTCGACGCGCACCGCCATCTCGCCCTGGCCGCCGACCATCTGCGCGCGGCGACGGTGCGGCTGATCCTGGTGGGCGGCGGCCCGGGGACGGGTAAGACGACGCTGTCGCATGCGCTGGGTGAGTCCGTCGGCGCCGAGGTGATCTCGACCGACAGCGTCCGGCGTGAACTGCAGGCCGGCCACGTCCTGACCGGGGAGGTCGGGGTGCTCAACGCCGGGGTGTACTCGCCCGACAAGGTCGACGCGGTCTACGACACGGTGCTGGACCGGGCGGCCGGACTGCTCAGCCGGGGGCAGTCGGTGATCCTCGACGGCACGTGGCGCGAGCCGCGGCATCGGCGGGCGGCGCTCGACCTCGCGCAGCGCGCGGCCGCGACCCGGGTCGAACTCGCCTGCACCGCCCCGCTCGCGGCGGCGCAGGACCGCATCGAGACCAGGCGGTCGACCACGTCGGACGCCACCCCGGAGATCGCCGCGGCCATCACCGCGGGCGTGTGGCCGGGTGCGCACCCGGTCGACACCGGCCGTCCCCTCGCCGACTCCGTGGCCGAGGCGCAGCAGATCTGTTGTCTGGCCTTCTGA
- a CDS encoding zinc-binding alcohol dehydrogenase family protein: MRAWRVRRPGPMSTRPLEYVTADVGEAGPGDVLVAVRACGVCRTDLHVAEGDLPVHLPHVTPGHEVVGEVVAVGPGAGERAAVGDRVGVAWLRHTCGHCRFCVRGQENLCPQSRYTGWDAHGGYAEFVTAPADFVHPLPDGYSDAELAPLLCAGIIGYRSLLRADLPAGGRLGIYGFGGSAHITAQVALARGAEVHVMTRGAQARELALALGAASVQGAADPPPVPLDAAILFAPVGELVLPALEALDSGGTLAIAGIHLSDIPQLNYQRHLFRERQVRSVTSNTRADAREFLDFAGRHRIEVTAPLYPLDRADAALSDLASGRIAGAAVLTL, encoded by the coding sequence ATGCGCGCATGGCGGGTGCGCCGGCCGGGCCCGATGAGCACCCGGCCGCTGGAGTACGTCACCGCCGACGTCGGCGAAGCCGGCCCCGGCGACGTCCTCGTCGCCGTCCGGGCCTGCGGGGTGTGCCGCACCGACCTGCACGTCGCCGAGGGTGACCTACCCGTGCATCTGCCCCACGTGACACCCGGGCACGAAGTGGTGGGGGAGGTGGTGGCCGTCGGGCCGGGCGCCGGTGAGCGGGCCGCCGTCGGCGACAGGGTGGGCGTCGCCTGGCTTCGGCACACCTGCGGACACTGCCGCTTCTGCGTGCGCGGACAGGAGAACCTGTGTCCGCAGTCCCGGTACACCGGATGGGACGCACACGGGGGATACGCCGAATTCGTCACCGCGCCAGCGGATTTCGTGCATCCGCTGCCCGACGGCTATTCCGACGCCGAACTGGCCCCGCTGCTGTGCGCGGGCATCATCGGCTACCGGTCGCTACTGCGCGCCGACCTGCCCGCCGGAGGCCGGCTCGGCATCTACGGGTTCGGGGGCAGCGCCCACATCACCGCGCAGGTCGCACTGGCCCGCGGTGCCGAGGTCCACGTGATGACCCGTGGTGCACAAGCCCGGGAACTGGCGCTCGCGCTGGGAGCGGCGTCCGTCCAGGGCGCCGCCGACCCGCCGCCCGTGCCGCTGGACGCGGCGATCCTGTTCGCCCCGGTCGGTGAGCTGGTGCTGCCGGCGCTGGAGGCCCTCGACAGCGGCGGCACGTTGGCGATCGCGGGCATCCATCTCAGCGACATCCCGCAGCTGAACTACCAGCGGCACCTGTTCCGTGAGCGTCAGGTGCGCTCGGTGACGTCGAACACGCGCGCCGACGCACGGGAGTTCCTCGACTTCGCGGGCCGGCACCGCATCGAGGTGACCGCCCCGCTGTATCCGCTCGACCGCGCCGACGCCGCGCTGAGCGACCTGGCTTCCGGACGGATCGCCGGCGCGGCGGTGCTGACCCTCTGA
- the glpX gene encoding class II fructose-bisphosphatase codes for MPDRRREAPDRNLALELVRVTEAGAMAAGRWVGRGDKEGGDGAAVDAMRELVNSVSMRGVVVIGEGEKDNAPMLYNGEEVGNGDGPDCDFAVDPIDGTTLMSKGMPNAISVLAVAERGAMFDPSAVFYMNKIAVGPDAVDAIDITAPIGENIRAVAKVKGLSVRDVTVCILDRPRHEQLIADVRDAGARIRLISDGDVAGAISACRPNSGTDMLAGIGGTPEGIITAAAIRCMGGAIHAQLAPKDDEERQKAIDAGHDIDRVLKTEDLVSGENVFFCATGVTDGDLLQGVRYTGGGCTTQSIVMRSKSGTVRMIEAYHRLSKLNEYSAVDFTGDSNAAYPLP; via the coding sequence ATGCCAGATCGCCGCAGGGAAGCCCCTGACCGTAACCTCGCCCTCGAGCTCGTCCGTGTCACCGAAGCCGGCGCCATGGCGGCAGGCCGCTGGGTAGGCCGCGGCGACAAGGAGGGCGGTGACGGCGCGGCCGTCGACGCCATGCGTGAGCTGGTCAATTCGGTGTCCATGCGCGGCGTCGTGGTGATCGGCGAGGGCGAGAAGGACAACGCGCCGATGCTCTACAACGGCGAAGAGGTCGGCAACGGCGACGGCCCCGACTGCGACTTCGCCGTCGACCCGATCGACGGCACCACGCTGATGAGCAAGGGGATGCCGAACGCGATCTCGGTCCTCGCGGTCGCCGAGCGCGGCGCGATGTTCGACCCGTCGGCGGTGTTCTACATGAACAAGATCGCCGTCGGCCCGGACGCCGTCGACGCCATCGACATCACCGCACCGATCGGCGAGAACATCCGCGCCGTCGCCAAGGTCAAGGGACTGTCGGTCCGCGACGTGACGGTCTGCATCCTCGACCGCCCGCGCCACGAACAGCTCATCGCCGACGTCCGCGACGCCGGCGCCCGCATCCGCCTGATCTCCGACGGTGACGTGGCGGGCGCGATCTCGGCGTGCCGACCCAACTCGGGCACCGACATGCTGGCCGGCATCGGCGGCACGCCGGAAGGCATCATCACCGCCGCCGCCATCCGCTGCATGGGCGGCGCCATCCACGCCCAGCTCGCCCCCAAGGACGACGAGGAACGCCAGAAGGCGATCGACGCCGGCCACGACATCGACCGCGTCCTCAAGACCGAGGATCTGGTGTCGGGCGAGAACGTGTTCTTCTGCGCCACCGGCGTCACCGACGGCGACCTGCTGCAGGGCGTGCGCTACACCGGCGGCGGCTGCACCACCCAGTCGATCGTGATGCGGTCGAAGTCGGGCACCGTCCGCATGATCGAGGCGTACCACCGACTGTCCAAACTCAACGAGTACTCCGCTGTCGACTTCACCGGTGACAGCAACGCCGCCTATCCCCTGCCGTAA
- a CDS encoding NAD-dependent epimerase/dehydratase family protein: MSTRVVITGASGNVGTALLHRLADAGGYTVTGVTRRQPPDTGIYRSAQWRQLDLAAHDATTRLQSVMSNADCVIHLAWGFQPTRNVQYLDAVGVGGTRAVLRAADVAGVGQLVHMSSVGTYAAGRYGQYVDETWSTAGIPTSAYSRAKSAAEALLDDYERSHTDGVTIARMRPGFIMQRSAAGGLRRYTLPAFIEPRWLRFLPVLPLDRRLVVPIIHADDVADAIARTVERRAAGAFNLMAEPPVRRDDLADALGARPVHVPSSVLRPAVALSWRARLQPIDEGWLDMAFTVPLLDTARAQTELGWSPARSSTEALADMGEGFKNCADTESPVLAYRGPLTSVLRDLRAGPITDRKVP, encoded by the coding sequence ATGTCCACACGCGTCGTCATCACCGGAGCCAGCGGCAACGTCGGAACGGCGCTGTTACACCGGCTCGCCGACGCGGGCGGTTACACCGTCACCGGGGTGACGCGCAGGCAGCCGCCCGACACGGGCATCTACCGCTCCGCGCAGTGGCGCCAACTCGATCTCGCCGCCCACGACGCCACCACCCGTCTGCAGTCGGTCATGAGCAATGCCGACTGCGTCATCCACCTGGCCTGGGGTTTCCAGCCGACCCGCAACGTGCAGTACCTGGACGCCGTCGGCGTCGGGGGCACCCGCGCGGTGCTGCGGGCGGCGGATGTGGCGGGTGTGGGCCAGCTGGTGCACATGTCGTCGGTGGGCACCTACGCGGCGGGCCGCTACGGGCAGTACGTCGACGAGACGTGGTCGACGGCGGGCATCCCGACGTCGGCGTACAGCCGCGCGAAGTCCGCCGCCGAGGCATTGCTCGACGACTACGAGCGCAGCCACACCGACGGTGTGACGATCGCCCGGATGCGGCCGGGCTTCATCATGCAACGCAGCGCCGCCGGCGGGTTGCGCCGCTACACCCTGCCCGCCTTCATCGAACCGCGCTGGCTGCGGTTCCTGCCGGTGCTGCCGCTGGACCGCAGACTGGTCGTGCCGATCATCCACGCCGACGACGTGGCCGATGCGATCGCCAGGACCGTCGAGCGCCGCGCCGCCGGAGCGTTCAACCTGATGGCCGAACCGCCTGTGCGCCGCGACGATCTGGCCGACGCGCTCGGCGCCCGTCCGGTGCACGTGCCGTCGAGCGTGCTGCGGCCCGCGGTCGCGCTGTCGTGGCGGGCTCGGTTGCAGCCGATCGACGAAGGCTGGCTGGACATGGCGTTCACCGTGCCGCTGCTCGACACCGCCCGCGCCCAGACGGAGCTCGGCTGGTCGCCGGCGCGCTCGTCCACCGAGGCCCTGGCCGACATGGGTGAGGGGTTCAAGAACTGCGCCGACACCGAGAGCCCGGTGCTGGCCTACCGCGGTCCGCTGACCAGTGTGCTGCGCGACCTGCGGGCCGGCCCGATCACCGACCGCAAAGTCCCGTGA